The window AGCATGAGATCCTCTgtctccgtcttctttcctATGACAAGGATGTCCGTGATGGAGCTATCCAAGTCATCTCCTGTTTCTGGATCCGACTGCAAATCAAACGGTCCTTGAAGACGAGGTGTAACGCCAGGCCGTGTAGGTCTCGTGTAAACCTCCAGGGCAGGCTCCCCTGGGATCACAGAATCGATGATTTGGGGTTCCTGAGAATCAATCTCGCCCATCCACTGCAGCTGTTGCTGTGCCAACAGCCTGGTCTTGTCGTCAACACTAGGGTCGTCCTCAATGGCCGCTACGGTGGTAACGATGGACACTGAAAGCGAAGGTATCAATGTCGGCGGAGGTGCCCAACGCTGTGGCAGAAGGGGGCTCAGCGCATACACATCTCCCTCTCGCATGGCCACCCACAACGTCATCGGATTCCAGCCGCCGGATCCCTTAGTCGCGAAGCTTGCTGCGGCCACCTCCATCTCAAACGAGTCGGGAGAAAAGGCCTTGCTGGTGGCCGACACCGATGCAGAGAAATCCTGGTCCACATTCGTACCATCCGCCAACTTCTTCAAGTCTATTGACGTTGTTGGAGAATCAAACGACCAGCGGTCCTGCGTCGACAGCTCCCACACGCGGACAATTGCGTCAACCGTGACAGTCACCACGCAAGAGCCGTTAACTCCCAGAGGGTGCCATAGAGCGGATGCAATGGGAGCGCGAGAGGTGACGTGGGTCGTCGGTCCGAGGGTGTACGTTTTAGGCTTCAACGGGCTGGCATCGTCGCTCGTCAGGTGAGAGGAGTCGGGCAGCACACAGATGTGGACGGTATGCGTCGTGAGAACGGCCAGCAGGTTCGTGTTCGGGGAGATGCTGAGCTGTCGGATGTCGTCGGCCACCGGTATTTTGAGTGTCTGCAGATTTGTTAGCGATTGGTGTAGCAGAGATGCTTTGATCATGATATCATATTGTGTTGTcagcttgttttttttttctaaactCACCCTCCATCCAGCGGCCATCTCAGCCGGCTCAAGCTCAATCGAGTGCAAGGTATCGTCCTCCTGCTTCACTCGAACGCTCGaacttctcctcctcctggaCTGTTTCTCCATCCATTCTTCCTTGAGGTAGACCAGATCACCCCATCGGATTTCCTTCCCCACGGCAACAAACACCTCCGTTCCGCGACGGGCAATGGTTCTCCTGGGTCCCGGagtctgcttcttcttcgagggCGACGACAGGGCTTTGGATCGCAGGGAGTCGGCCGAAGGCTCAAAGAGCTGGTTGCCCGGGGCGTTCTTGGACAGCCAAGCTGCCGAATAATGCTTCACCTTGGGCATGCTGGGCTCGTTTGCGAGGTTggctctccagctcggcaCCCTTTCCGTTCCTTGTCCCAACTCCCCGTCCTTCTCTTTAGCGATGTCAAGTACTAGCTGGCGGAAGCTGATGTTTCGTCCTGGCGGCTCCGCGAGAGCTGCGTCTGTCGGATCAggccaaaaaggaaaaaaaaatcccaaTTGAAGGCTGGCTagaagctttttttttgtaaaaAGCGCGGCTGTTGGACTGCGAAAGCACCAGGTAAGCTTTAGCGCGTTATCTGGGGCAACTGGGTGGCAGGGGGGCCCACCCGCAATCGCTGTGAGATCCCTTTTTAGTGCTCCAGGTGCCTTGCATCAGCGACTGGTTGATGCTCCATCAGGCTGGCCGGTTTTTTTGCTTGAGCTTGCAGGCTACGCACTTGTTCAAGCTTCGTCTAACCAATTCACTTGTCCGCATAAACGTCAATTCAATTAGCTCTCCTAGAAATTGAGAGTTTTTGCGATAATCTTTCAGTCTTCACCATAGTATTCAAGTTTCCATTTGGAACTCGACTTCACGATGCGCACCGAAGTTGGGAGCACCGTCGAGCGGCTCGACAGGCCGAGTGCCTACTATCTCAGCAGAGTACGttcagcatcgccagcatccaTTGCGTCTTCTCCCCAGCGGATCCCGTACAACAGACACTCACAAACTACCAGAATAAGCGCAGACGCGATCGAGACGACAACGCAGAGGAGCCCACGGAACCCGCCGTCGATCCTCTCGCCAACGCGACGACTCTCTATGTCGGCAACCTGTCGGTTCAACCCTCTCCAATAGAACTTCTCTTTCCCCAGTAACACAGCCTAACACGGCACCTACAGGTCATTTTACACCACTGAAGAGCAGGTCCACGAGCTCTTCTCAAAGTGCGGCGAGATCAAGCGCCTCGTCATGGGCCTCGACCGATTCAACAAGACCCCCTGTGGCTTCTGCTTCGTCGAATACTACACCCACCAGGACGCCCTAGACTGCATGAAATACATTGGCGGCACGAAGCTAGACGAGCGCATCATCCGTACAGACTTGGACCCAGGCTTCGAAGAGGGAAGACAGTTTGGCCGAGGCAAGTCTGGTGGCCAAGTCCGAGATGAGTACCGCGAGGATTTCGACGAGGGCCGAGGAGGCACGGGCAGAGCGCTGCAGGGCGAGAAATCACGGAACAATGACGACGATAGTCGGTATAGCAGATAGGTCGTTTTGAAAGGatcgtgtttttttttttggaattttGGCATTTGGGAACGATACCTTGTAAGGGGATTTAGATATGGGTTCATTTTGGTTCTTTCAGCGCAAATTTCTAGCTTTTTCTCATCTAATTCAACGCGCCGTTCAAATTGAACGCCCACCATCCGAGTATTCCTACAGTTGACCGCTGTGCCCTGCAGCCAGATGatacttttctttccctctttcctctccCCCGTTATATCTCTATCCTGCCCGTAAAGCCCAAAAATACTCCATCGTAGTGTAAAGTGGTAAATAGTATACAATAAGTCGCTGCTTATATATCGTCGCGTATGTTCATCGTtgattttccttctctctcgtcCCGTGGACCTTCCTCAGTCAGAATACATTGTAACTCGCTTGTCGTACATTGATATATCCGTTCTCGTCCCGGCGTCTTAGTATCCAGGAGGGTTGACTCTCTGCGAAACTCTCGTCCACTTTGGCAAttctattaaaaaaaaatcagcgTCAGCACTTTCACCCAGCCatagaaacaaaaaaaaacggagGAAGCCCATACTGTGAATGCCCTTTCGgtacttcttctccttccgATCAAACATGGTATATTTATCCTTTGGCAacatctcctcctccgtcGGCATCTCCGCCTTCCACCGCTCAATCGCCTCCAAAGTCTGTCCCCTCTTCGCCAGTGCAGTGTCCAGCGTCGCTACCACGCTATCCACCGCCCGCAGTCGCAGCCTGTGTCGCCTCTTCTGGAATTTCGACAGCCGCCAGGGGATCTTCCACAAAAGACCGCTGGAGAGCGAGTTCGTAGCGCGGAATGGGCCGAACATAATGTCGTCGTCTTTTGCGCTGGGCTGCCGGCGAATTGCGAAAAAAACCAGTCGGTAGCTGCTCAGGCGAGTTTTCGAAGCTTTTCGCAGTTGCATCGGATTGGCCCCTCCGGaatttggggggggggggcgtgtgctCCGGTCGGAACAACGATGCGCCATAGCAGTCGCACACGCCCCTCCcttctctccagcatcaTATCCCGCCGCCAATCATTCTGTATCGAATCGacatctccagcatcacGATCAAAGAAGCTTCCACGCCTCTTCCCCTCCGCGCGCAGAAGCCTCGCCCAATGtgcggcggcgcagcagcacgatGAGCTACTATTTTGCCATTGTCGGCACCCAGGACAATCCCCTGTTCGAGTACGAGTTCGGCACCTCGAAGCAAGGCGGCGATGGCCAGTCCCGCTTCACCGAACAAGTGCGACACCTGAACCAGTTCATCCTGCACTCGAGTCTGGATATTGCTGAGGAAGTGCAGTGGTCGCATGGTCAGATGTGAGTCCCTGATGCttgtggtttttttttttttctccttcatTTTACTTCTGTTGCGCTCCATGTCCATCTGCCTTGCCTACAGAGGCCTATTGTCTGGATATCACATACTCGTGCATGTGAAGCCACATCAAGGCTGAGAGAGCATAGAGCTTGGCTTACCACGTCCGCGCAACAAAATCAGGTACCTAAAGTGCATCGACAAATTCTTCAACAACTACATCTCCTGCTTCGTCACCGGCGGCAACGTCAAgttcctgctgctgcatcagcCCACCACCCCGACCTCAACGGCCACTTCTAGATCGTCGACCGCTATTGGCGCCAATCCGACGAGTCCAGCTACCGAAGAGGCAATCAAAATGTTCTTTACAGAAGTCTATGACAACTGGGTTAAAGCGATTATGAATCCGTTTTACAAAGTGAATATGGAAGTACGGAGTCCCATCTTTAGAGCTAGGgtagcagctgctggacggAAATACCTGTAAATATAGAGAGAGATGAACGCGTAACGGATGGATTTTACAATGTCAACACGAGAATAATGACAGTTTGCGAGTTTGTGTTTCTTGAATAGACACGCCGAAATAATATGATTATAGTATTTGTATTCATGTGGTATTCTCATTTAACGTAAGGTCGTCTACCATGACGCCTCCTCGTAAGCCCATTCCCCCCAACGCCATTTCGATCACAAAGTACAGAAGAGTCCACGTTATTTGCACATATAACCCCAGCgcagaagagcaaaaaacaCGCGTGTCCCTACGCTTAACCACCGAAACCGTACAGGGTGCGGCCCTGTCGCTTGAGAGCGTAGACGACGTCCAGCGAGGTGACGGTCTTGCGCTTGGCGTGCTCGGTGTAGGTGACGGCGTCACGGATGACACCCTCGAGGAAGGATTTGAGGACACCACGGGTCTCTTCGTAGATCACTGTTGCAGCCCGTTAGTCTTCGATCCAGGCACCATCGATGATGATCTCATCAGGAGTGGGCAGGAAACTTACTGGCAGAGATACGCTTGACACCACCACGACGAGCGAGACGTCGGATAGCGGGCTTGGTAATGCCCTGGATGTTGTCACGAAGAATCTTGCGGTGACGCTTGGCACCGCCCTTGCCAAGGCCCTTTCCGCCCTTTCCACCTAAAAACCCACGACagtcagcatcaccaactcCAGGAATTCAATTACTCAGCGCGCCGGCATCGCTGCCACGGCCGCGCACATGTATGAAACAACATGCAAGAACAATGAAGCAGATAGAAGAATACTTACGGCCAGTCATGTTGATAGATGTGGTGATGAAAACGTGTGTTGGGATATAGTGGAATCCGTTAAAAACGCGTCACTGCTTGCAAATGACGTTtcaaaggaagaaaaagaacgagGAGTGGAAGAGCGAAAAGAGGCGTTGCATGCGGGGCGGACAGCGCGAGGAATAAATACGCGCGGGCAATCAGCGCCAGATCAGTGGCCCTTTAAGCTTTTCTGCGCGTTCTCTGttgattatttttttaatgcTATTCCTAATTGGGAGTGGGGTGGCGGGAGCCTTTTTTTGAAATGGTACCTGCTGATCTGCTTGATTCGACCTCTGGTGCAGGTACCTTGTGTTATTATTTTGGTGCGAGCGACCTGAGTGGTTGgctgctttatttttttcccgGGCTCCCTTTTTCTCAGGTGCgcctattttttttttcggaaGCGCGGGACACACAACATGCGCGACCTAATTTTTGATTTAGCGGGctctgtttttttattcGGAAGAATATCGGCTGCATGCGAGCGCGTTGTAAACAAAAACGGTAGCCGAAATGGGCCATTGACAGCTTCCCTTGGAGCTACGCCACCGTTGCCGAATAATGCCAAACGGACACTGGAACTGAGCCgtggctgaggctgaggtgCCCATCAGTACAGTGTAAAATGCGCTGTAAACAGCCAGATGCGGTGCTGTCAGCGaaaggtacctacctactctTCCGTGTTTACTCGAACATGTGCAAAAGCCACGACAGGCCTCAACGCATCACCACAATTAACCACCAAGTATGCTCTGGCTTAATAATAATGATACTCTTCTTTAGTTTAATAGGTAGATAAGAGGCATCCAGGTCCCAACGGATAACTTCACCATCTCCCTCCTATTCCAGAGGTATCTAGGTAGTGATCACTTCCGAATCAAAAACACCACATCGAGCAGAGTACGAATAGGTATGTGCAAAAATAGTATACAGCCGATAAAGGGATCCCCCCTTACCACTCCTCCTTTCCTGTGTGCTATAGTATTCAAATACATggagcaaaaaggcaaatcaagaaaaagaacgaaagaaaagaaaaaaaaaagaccaatgCTTTCTCAACTTCAAGCCCAgtccaagccaagccaagccaagccaaagatgaagcttTTTCGAGGCGAGATCCTCTCCTAGGTACTCCAAAAAACGCCGATGCCATGCAAAAAAGGCTGCCATGCCGTCAACTACACTTGCTCCTCCCTTTGTCCGAAGTTTTGAATAGCCCCAAAAAGTTATACCTTTTGTAAGCGAGTAAGCTTCCAAATTCCATACCCAAGCGTGATGAGTACTGAAAACAGGATTgttaagaaaaagaaaaccgaGCCTCCCCTTTTTTGTTCATATTACACGTAGTGCTACTTTGAGCCCCTATTATCAAAACTTGCTCAGGAGAAAAC is drawn from Trichoderma atroviride chromosome 7, complete sequence and contains these coding sequences:
- a CDS encoding mitochondrial 54S ribosomal protein mL60 (EggNog:ENOG41~BUSCO:EOG092D4Q0H), which encodes MFGPFRATNSLSSGLLWKIPWRLSKFQKRRHRLRLRAVDSVVATLDTALAKRGQTLEAIERWKAEMPTEEEMLPKDKYTMFDRKEKKYRKGIHKLPKWTRVSQRVNPPGY
- a CDS encoding uncharacterized protein (BUSCO:EOG092D40PM), coding for MSYYFAIVGTQDNPLFEYEFGTSKQGGDGQSRFTEQVRHLNQFILHSSLDIAEEVQWSHGQMYLKCIDKFFNNYISCFVTGGNVKFLLLHQPTTPTSTATSRSSTAIGANPTSPATEEAIKMFFTEVYDNWVKAIMNPFYKVNMEVRSPIFRARVAAAGRKYL